From Verrucomicrobiia bacterium:
TAATCGCCTGGAGCGGTGGGAAGGACAGCGCGCTCGCGCTGCACGACATCCGCCGCTCCAGTGCGTTTCACGTGGCGGCACTGGTCACCACGTTTCATAACGGGCGCGAGCGGAATGCGATGCATGGGATACATCGCGACATCCTTCAGGCGCAGGCCAAGGCGCTGGACTTGCCGCTGGTGGAGATCGGGTTGAATGAAGGGGCGAGCAATGTGGAGTATGAGCAGGGTTGGGCGGAGGCGTTGAAGCCGTTTCAAGCGCAGGGCATCAAGCGCGTGGTGTATGGGGATCTGTTTCTCGCGGATATCAAAGCTTATCGAGACAAGTTCATGGCGCGTTTGGGCATGG
This genomic window contains:
- a CDS encoding diphthine--ammonia ligase, with the protein product MPESILIAWSGGKDSALALHDIRRSSAFHVAALVTTFHNGRERNAMHGIHRDILQAQAKALDLPLVEIGLNEGASNVEYEQGWAEALKPFQAQGIKRVVYGDLFLADIKAYRDKFMARLGMEAIYPLWNRDTKKLALEFIEQGFQAKLVCVDPKQVDEGLVGREFDATLLWDLPTSADPCGENGEFHTLVYASPDFADGPIAVEERERYKRNGFAYVDYQLAAAGMM